A DNA window from Sphingomonas profundi contains the following coding sequences:
- a CDS encoding lipopolysaccharide assembly protein LapA domain-containing protein has translation MQFLRTLFWVVVAVIAVIFSVRNWTPVTIHLWGGIDADVKLPVMLLVAFAVGLLPPLILYRATRWRLRRRLETAERALALNGTATPADQPPADPAPATQPVTMPIPPAVA, from the coding sequence ATGCAGTTCTTGCGGACCTTGTTCTGGGTGGTGGTCGCGGTGATCGCGGTGATCTTCTCCGTGCGCAACTGGACGCCGGTGACGATCCACCTGTGGGGCGGCATCGATGCCGACGTGAAGCTGCCGGTTATGCTGCTGGTGGCCTTCGCCGTGGGCCTGCTGCCGCCGCTGATCCTCTACCGGGCCACCCGCTGGCGGTTGCGGCGCCGGCTGGAGACGGCCGAGCGGGCGCTGGCGCTGAACGGCACGGCGACGCCCGCCGACCAGCCTCCAGCCGATCCGGCGCCCGCGACGCAGCCCGTCACCATGCCCATTCCGCCGGCCGTCGCATGA
- the accD gene encoding acetyl-CoA carboxylase, carboxyltransferase subunit beta translates to MSWLDKVRNTIPFIARRETPDNLWHKCAGCGQMLFVKEYEENQSVCPKCDHHGRIGPDERFDALFDGGLYTLLPMPPVREDPLKFRDQKRYVDRIKAARTATGEQDALVNARGAIEGKQAVVGVQDFAFMGGSMGLGVGAAFVAGAEAAVAARCPYIIFTAAGGARMQEGILSLMQMPKTTVAIARLREAGLPYIVVMTDPTTGGVTASYAMLGDVQLAEPGALIGFAGQRVIEQTIREKLPEGFQRAEYLLDHGMLDMVVHRHRLRETLATLIDYLCPERASA, encoded by the coding sequence ATGAGCTGGCTAGACAAGGTCCGCAACACCATCCCGTTCATCGCCCGGCGCGAGACGCCGGACAATCTCTGGCACAAGTGCGCCGGCTGCGGGCAGATGCTGTTCGTCAAGGAATATGAGGAGAATCAGTCCGTCTGCCCGAAGTGCGACCATCATGGCCGCATCGGGCCGGACGAGCGGTTCGACGCGCTGTTCGACGGCGGGCTCTACACCCTGCTGCCGATGCCGCCGGTGCGCGAGGATCCGCTGAAGTTCCGCGACCAGAAACGCTACGTCGATCGCATCAAGGCCGCCCGCACCGCCACCGGCGAGCAGGACGCGCTGGTCAATGCGCGCGGCGCGATCGAGGGCAAGCAGGCCGTCGTCGGCGTGCAGGACTTCGCGTTCATGGGCGGATCGATGGGGCTCGGCGTCGGCGCGGCCTTCGTCGCGGGCGCGGAGGCGGCGGTCGCGGCGCGCTGCCCGTACATCATCTTCACCGCCGCCGGCGGCGCGCGCATGCAGGAGGGCATCCTCTCCCTGATGCAGATGCCGAAGACGACGGTGGCCATCGCCCGCCTGCGCGAGGCCGGCCTGCCCTACATCGTGGTGATGACCGATCCGACGACCGGCGGCGTCACCGCCTCCTACGCCATGCTTGGCGACGTGCAGCTGGCCGAGCCCGGCGCGCTGATCGGCTTCGCCGGCCAGCGCGTGATCGAGCAGACGATCCGCGAGAAATTGCCCGAAGGCTTCCAGCGCGCCGAATATCTGCTGGATCACGGCATGCTCGACATGGTCGTCCACCGCCACCGGCTGCGCGAGACGCTGGCGACCCTGATCGACTATCTGTGCCCGGAGCGGGCATCGGCCTGA
- the trpA gene encoding tryptophan synthase subunit alpha codes for MTRLADTFARCAAEGRAALVTFVTGGDPSPAATPAILDALVAGGADVIELGMPFTDPMADGPAIQLADIRSLDAGTTTPKLLEIARDFRDRHPAVPLVLMGYANPMVRRGPAWFAEACAEAGVDGVICVDIPPEEDDALGPALRAAGVDLVRLATPTTDAARLPAVLAGCSGFLYYVSVAGITGLQQAAQASIAEAVGRLKAGTELPVAVGFGVRTPDQAARIARVADGVVVGSAIVEAIAAEAAAARDPAPTVRAIVSALSAAVRGARAEQAA; via the coding sequence ATGACCCGCCTCGCGGACACCTTTGCGCGCTGCGCCGCCGAAGGGCGCGCCGCTCTCGTCACCTTCGTCACCGGCGGCGATCCCTCGCCGGCGGCCACGCCCGCGATCCTCGATGCGCTGGTAGCGGGCGGCGCGGACGTGATCGAGCTCGGCATGCCGTTCACCGATCCGATGGCGGACGGGCCGGCCATCCAGCTCGCCGACATCCGCTCGCTCGATGCGGGAACGACTACGCCCAAGCTGCTGGAGATCGCCAGAGATTTCCGCGATCGCCACCCCGCCGTGCCGCTGGTGCTGATGGGCTATGCCAATCCGATGGTCCGCCGCGGCCCGGCCTGGTTCGCCGAGGCATGCGCCGAGGCCGGCGTCGATGGCGTCATCTGCGTCGACATCCCGCCCGAGGAGGATGACGCGCTGGGGCCGGCGCTGCGCGCCGCCGGCGTCGATCTCGTCCGCCTCGCCACGCCCACCACTGATGCGGCGCGGCTGCCGGCGGTGCTCGCCGGCTGCTCCGGCTTCCTCTATTACGTGTCGGTGGCCGGCATCACCGGCCTGCAGCAGGCGGCGCAGGCCAGCATCGCCGAGGCGGTCGGGCGGCTGAAGGCGGGCACCGAGCTGCCCGTCGCCGTCGGCTTCGGCGTGCGCACGCCCGATCAGGCGGCCCGCATCGCGCGGGTGGCGGACGGCGTCGTGGTCGGCTCCGCCATAGTCGAGGCGATCGCGGCCGAGGCGGCGGCGGCGCGCGATCCGGCGCCGACCGTGCGCGCGATCGTCTCCGCCCTCTCGGCCGCCGTGCGCGGCGCCCGCGCGGAGCAGGCGGCATGA
- a CDS encoding phosphoribosylanthranilate isomerase encodes MPPRAKICGLSTEDTLAAAIRHGASHVGFVFFARSPRNLAPEQAAALAALVPDHVARVGVFVDPDEAFLARAIAEARLAVVQLHGGETAERAAAIRARHGVEVWKAVPVKLRADLAAARSYAGAADRILYDAKTPAAADLPGGLGLRFDWRLLEGFDHPLPWALSGGLDARNVAEAVAISGARLVDVSSGVESAPGVKDVDKIAGFLQSVARL; translated from the coding sequence ATGCCCCCACGTGCCAAGATCTGCGGCCTCTCGACCGAGGACACGCTTGCCGCCGCGATCCGCCACGGCGCCAGCCATGTCGGTTTCGTGTTCTTCGCCAGAAGCCCGCGCAATCTGGCGCCCGAGCAGGCGGCGGCGCTCGCCGCGCTGGTGCCGGATCATGTCGCGCGCGTCGGCGTGTTCGTCGATCCCGACGAGGCGTTCCTCGCCCGCGCGATCGCCGAGGCGCGGCTCGCCGTCGTCCAGCTGCACGGCGGCGAGACGGCGGAGCGCGCCGCCGCCATCCGCGCGCGCCACGGCGTGGAGGTGTGGAAGGCCGTGCCGGTGAAGCTGCGCGCCGATCTCGCCGCTGCGCGATCCTATGCCGGCGCCGCCGATCGCATCCTCTACGATGCGAAAACGCCCGCCGCCGCCGATCTGCCCGGCGGCCTCGGACTGCGGTTCGACTGGCGCCTGCTCGAAGGCTTCGACCACCCGCTGCCCTGGGCGCTCTCCGGCGGGCTGGACGCGCGCAACGTGGCGGAGGCGGTCGCCATCAGCGGCGCGCGGCTGGTGGACGTATCGTCGGGTGTGGAGAGTGCCCCCGGCGTCAAGGATGTGGACAAGATCGCCGGCTTCCTCCAATCGGTCGCGCGACTATGA
- a CDS encoding DUF6628 family protein, translated as MRQSNGEMDEILTHAAPDCPNQRLLLFAIRRIAADGLADAHATHAFFVAFGRSFRRPLVLLRALMAEVSRVSTAKILVAPCCCPRLTGAEAVLLSAIVNADRQPRDAHDRLRAMLGVRECLGALSSAQAVAQAFEDCGRALRAD; from the coding sequence ATGCGTCAGTCAAACGGAGAGATGGACGAGATCCTCACGCACGCAGCACCTGACTGCCCCAACCAGCGCCTGCTGCTGTTCGCGATCCGCCGCATCGCCGCCGACGGGCTGGCGGACGCGCATGCCACCCACGCCTTCTTCGTCGCGTTCGGGCGCAGCTTCCGCCGTCCGCTGGTGCTGCTGCGCGCGCTGATGGCGGAAGTGTCGCGCGTTTCCACCGCGAAGATCCTCGTCGCGCCATGCTGCTGCCCGCGCCTCACCGGCGCGGAGGCGGTGCTGCTCTCCGCCATCGTGAATGCGGATCGCCAGCCTCGCGACGCGCACGATCGGCTGCGCGCGATGCTCGGCGTGCGCGAATGCCTGGGCGCGCTCAGCAGCGCGCAGGCGGTGGCGCAGGCGTTCGAGGATTGCGGCCGGGCGCTGCGGGCGGACTGA
- a CDS encoding bifunctional folylpolyglutamate synthase/dihydrofolate synthase encodes MADHARSSDPAVQAQLDRLAALSPGADTLGLGRIAALLERLDHPERRLPPVFHVAGTNGKGSVCAFLRAGIEAAGFTAHVYTSPHLVRFNERIRLAGRLIDDAALAALLGEVLDVADGIAPSFFEVTTAAAFLAFARTPADACIVEVGLGGRLDATNVIEAPLVCGIAQLGLDHQAFLGDRIEQIAAEKAGIAKRGAPLLTFHYPRAVADHVGQAASKARARWLPKGSVWDAAVYQRRLHYRDVEGKLELPLPRLPGAHQAMNAALAVAMLRHQQALAIPVAALRAAMGWVQWPARLQRLENGPLVALLPAGSQLWLDGGHNPAAARAVADHFRGAVTMDRPFHLILGLLANKDMDGVLAPFEGSGGRIHAVPVDDHAHHDPAAIAAAARARGLTATVADDAEAALRAIALGARPGELPIVLIAGSLYLAGAVLDRNETPPD; translated from the coding sequence ATGGCGGATCATGCGCGCTCGTCCGATCCCGCCGTGCAGGCGCAGCTCGATCGGCTCGCCGCCTTGTCGCCCGGCGCCGATACGCTGGGGCTCGGGCGGATCGCCGCGCTGCTCGAACGGCTCGACCATCCGGAGCGGCGCCTGCCGCCGGTCTTCCACGTCGCCGGCACCAACGGCAAGGGTTCGGTCTGCGCCTTCCTGCGCGCCGGCATCGAGGCGGCGGGCTTCACCGCCCACGTCTATACCAGCCCCCACCTCGTCCGCTTCAACGAGCGTATCCGCCTGGCCGGCCGGCTGATCGACGATGCGGCGTTGGCGGCGCTGCTGGGCGAGGTGCTCGACGTCGCCGACGGCATCGCGCCGAGCTTCTTCGAGGTGACGACGGCCGCCGCCTTCCTCGCCTTCGCGCGCACGCCCGCCGATGCGTGCATCGTCGAGGTGGGTCTGGGCGGGCGGCTGGACGCGACCAATGTGATCGAGGCGCCGCTCGTCTGCGGCATCGCCCAGCTGGGGCTCGATCACCAGGCTTTCCTGGGCGACCGGATCGAGCAGATCGCCGCCGAGAAGGCCGGCATCGCCAAGCGCGGCGCCCCGCTCCTCACCTTCCACTATCCGCGCGCCGTGGCGGATCATGTCGGGCAGGCGGCGTCGAAGGCGCGGGCGCGCTGGCTGCCCAAGGGCAGCGTGTGGGATGCCGCCGTCTACCAGCGCCGGCTCCACTATCGCGACGTGGAGGGCAAGCTGGAGCTGCCGCTGCCGCGCCTGCCCGGCGCCCACCAGGCGATGAACGCGGCGCTGGCGGTGGCGATGCTGCGCCACCAGCAGGCGCTGGCCATTCCCGTGGCGGCGCTGCGCGCGGCGATGGGGTGGGTGCAGTGGCCGGCGCGGCTGCAGCGGCTGGAGAACGGGCCGCTGGTGGCGCTGCTGCCGGCGGGATCGCAGCTGTGGCTGGATGGCGGGCACAATCCGGCGGCGGCGCGGGCGGTGGCCGATCACTTCCGCGGCGCGGTGACGATGGACCGGCCGTTCCACCTGATCCTCGGCCTGCTCGCCAACAAGGACATGGATGGCGTGCTGGCGCCGTTCGAGGGCAGCGGCGGCAGGATCCACGCCGTACCTGTGGACGATCACGCCCACCACGATCCCGCGGCGATCGCCGCCGCCGCCCGCGCACGCGGCCTGACGGCGACGGTGGCGGACGATGCCGAGGCGGCGCTCCGCGCGATCGCGCTCGGCGCGCGGCCGGGCGAACTGCCGATCGTGCTGATCGCCGGCTCGCTCTATCTGGCGGGCGCGGTGCTCGACAGGAACGAGACGCCGCCCGACTAA
- a CDS encoding response regulator: MLFGRRSSRLKRILVVEDEPLVAFDNEHLLSDAGYTVVATVDRVADAVAVILADGLDLVLADVRLSGDGDGLDVARAAKTKGIPLLFVTGSCPEDAQALAIGRLAKPYSARDLLGAIEAVDATLAGRKVKRMPPGLTLFG; encoded by the coding sequence ATGCTGTTCGGCAGGCGATCGTCAAGGCTGAAGCGGATCCTCGTCGTCGAGGACGAGCCGCTCGTCGCCTTCGACAACGAGCATCTGCTCTCGGATGCCGGCTATACCGTGGTGGCGACGGTGGATCGCGTCGCGGATGCGGTGGCGGTCATCCTGGCGGACGGGCTCGATCTGGTGCTGGCCGACGTGCGCCTGTCTGGCGACGGGGACGGGCTGGACGTGGCGCGTGCGGCCAAGACCAAGGGCATACCGCTGCTGTTCGTGACCGGATCGTGCCCGGAGGACGCGCAGGCGCTGGCGATCGGCCGGCTGGCCAAGCCCTATTCGGCGCGCGACCTGCTCGGCGCGATCGAGGCGGTGGACGCGACCCTCGCCGGCCGCAAGGTGAAGCGCATGCCGCCGGGCCTCACGCTGTTCGGCTAG
- the pyrF gene encoding orotidine-5'-phosphate decarboxylase — MTRPIFVALDTTDLERAKGIAARVRNHVGGIKLGLEFFCANGHHGVRAMAGFGLPIFLDLKLHDIPNTVAKAVQALSPLEPAILTVHAAGGRAMMEDARAAASPGTKIVAVTVLTSLDGGDLASIGLAADPHAQVERLAGLAQEAGVDGIVCSGNEVAAARRAWPRGFFVVPGVRPAGGDAGDQKRVMSPRAALDAGASILVVGRPITAADDPDAAARAIEATL, encoded by the coding sequence ATGACGCGGCCGATCTTCGTCGCGCTCGACACGACCGATCTGGAGCGGGCAAAAGGCATCGCCGCGCGGGTGCGCAACCATGTCGGCGGCATCAAGCTGGGGCTGGAATTCTTCTGCGCCAACGGCCACCACGGCGTGCGGGCGATGGCCGGCTTCGGCCTGCCGATCTTCCTCGATCTCAAGCTCCACGACATCCCGAACACGGTCGCCAAGGCGGTGCAGGCGCTGAGCCCGCTGGAGCCGGCGATCCTCACCGTGCACGCCGCCGGCGGCCGCGCGATGATGGAGGATGCCAGGGCCGCCGCCTCGCCCGGCACGAAGATCGTCGCCGTCACCGTGCTGACGAGCCTGGACGGCGGCGATCTCGCCTCGATCGGTCTCGCGGCCGATCCGCACGCTCAGGTGGAGCGGCTGGCGGGGCTGGCGCAGGAGGCCGGGGTGGACGGCATCGTCTGTTCCGGCAACGAGGTGGCCGCCGCGCGCCGCGCTTGGCCGCGCGGCTTCTTCGTGGTGCCGGGCGTGCGCCCCGCCGGCGGCGACGCCGGCGACCAGAAGCGCGTGATGAGCCCGCGCGCCGCGCTGGATGCCGGCGCCTCGATCCTGGTCGTCGGCCGCCCGATCACCGCCGCCGACGATCCCGACGCGGCGGCCCGCGCGATCGAGGCGACGCTGTAG
- the trpB gene encoding tryptophan synthase subunit beta, whose product MSIANTFRAQPDAQGHFGQFGGRYVAETLMPLILELEKEYRRAQADPAFAAELDWLMKHYVGRPSPLYFAERLTATIRESAPAGHGAKIYLKRDELNHTGAHKINNCIGQILLAVRMGKTRIIAETGAGQHGVATATVAARFGLPCVIYMGARDVERQSPNVFRMKLLGAEVRSVESGSKTLKDSMNEALRDWVANVHDTFYIIGTAAGPHPYPELVRDFQSVIGREAREQILEAEGRLPDLLVAAIGGGSNAIGLFHPFLDDADVAMLGVEAAGHGIHTGQHAASLAGGEPGVLHGNRTYLIQDEDGQIAEAHSISAGLDYPGIGPEHSWLHEIGRVRYESATDREALDAFQLLCRTEGIIPALEPSHALAAVARKAREMKEDEIIVANLCGRGDKDIFTVAEALGVAI is encoded by the coding sequence ATGAGCATCGCCAACACATTCCGGGCACAGCCCGACGCGCAAGGGCATTTCGGCCAGTTCGGCGGCCGCTACGTCGCCGAGACGCTGATGCCGCTGATTCTGGAGCTGGAGAAGGAGTATCGCCGCGCCCAGGCCGATCCCGCCTTCGCCGCCGAGCTCGACTGGCTGATGAAGCATTATGTCGGCCGGCCGAGCCCGCTCTACTTCGCCGAGCGGCTGACCGCGACGATCCGCGAGAGCGCGCCGGCAGGCCACGGCGCGAAGATCTACCTAAAGCGCGACGAGCTGAACCACACCGGCGCGCACAAGATCAACAACTGCATCGGCCAGATCCTGCTGGCGGTGCGCATGGGCAAGACGCGGATTATCGCCGAAACGGGCGCCGGCCAGCACGGCGTCGCCACCGCCACCGTGGCCGCGCGCTTCGGCCTGCCGTGCGTGATCTACATGGGGGCGCGCGATGTTGAGCGGCAATCGCCCAACGTGTTCCGCATGAAGCTGCTGGGCGCGGAAGTGCGCAGCGTGGAGAGTGGATCGAAGACCCTCAAGGATTCGATGAACGAGGCGCTGCGGGACTGGGTCGCCAACGTCCACGACACCTTCTACATCATCGGCACCGCCGCCGGCCCGCATCCCTATCCGGAGCTGGTGCGCGACTTCCAGTCCGTGATCGGCCGCGAGGCGCGCGAGCAGATCCTGGAGGCCGAGGGCCGCCTGCCCGATCTGCTTGTGGCGGCGATCGGCGGCGGATCGAACGCGATCGGCTTGTTCCACCCGTTCCTCGACGATGCCGATGTCGCCATGCTGGGCGTGGAGGCGGCCGGCCACGGCATCCACACCGGCCAGCATGCGGCGAGCCTGGCGGGCGGCGAGCCCGGCGTGCTGCACGGCAACCGCACCTATCTGATCCAGGACGAGGACGGCCAGATCGCCGAGGCACACTCGATCTCGGCCGGGCTCGACTATCCCGGCATCGGGCCGGAGCATAGCTGGCTGCACGAGATCGGCCGCGTCCGCTACGAGAGCGCGACCGACCGCGAGGCGCTTGACGCGTTCCAGCTGCTCTGTCGCACCGAAGGCATCATCCCGGCGCTGGAACCTTCGCACGCGCTGGCGGCGGTGGCGCGCAAGGCGCGGGAGATGAAGGAGGACGAGATCATCGTCGCCAATCTCTGCGGCCGCGGCGACAAGGACATCTTCACCGTCGCCGAGGCGCTGGGGGTGGCGATATGA
- a CDS encoding AmpG family muropeptide MFS transporter: MNDPAPDAPASRLSRVPAGLRPYLEPAPVAALFLGISSGFPFAMIGATLASRLAEDGIEKKSVTAFALVILAYNLKFLWAWAIEGIRLPLIGRLGQRVSWMLLAGVLVMAAVINLGLVDPAADLGATVAAAIMLGVAGATYDIVIDAYRIELLEPRQLGVGAGMSQYGWRIGASAAGALALALAQRGGWELAYVACSAFALPAMVTALAMGEPTRHRTIATRRSLGEVGQAIVGPFVEFFRRQGAVLVLLFVLVHKIGDTLANLTFRLLFNDLGYSKDEIALYDVGVGFWALLAGVFVGGVLYARLGLKRSVLASLILMAVSNLSFAGLAAAGHSNAAMAGAIGFENFASGIGGVTVVAYFSALTNLRFTAAQYALISAAASIAGRLVTGTTAGAMIEAFGYVDFYLLTTVLALPGILLFWLMMRAGLIDRSIGDAGVVGQGDARAEPA; the protein is encoded by the coding sequence ATGAACGATCCCGCGCCGGACGCACCGGCAAGCCGCCTCTCCCGCGTGCCGGCCGGCCTGCGCCCCTATCTGGAGCCGGCGCCGGTCGCGGCGCTGTTCCTCGGCATCTCCTCCGGCTTTCCGTTCGCGATGATCGGCGCGACCTTGGCGAGCCGGCTGGCGGAGGACGGCATCGAGAAGAAGAGCGTCACCGCCTTCGCCCTGGTGATTCTCGCCTACAATCTCAAATTCCTGTGGGCCTGGGCGATCGAGGGCATCCGCCTGCCGCTGATCGGGCGGCTGGGCCAGCGCGTATCCTGGATGCTGCTGGCCGGCGTGCTGGTGATGGCGGCGGTGATCAACCTCGGCCTCGTCGATCCGGCGGCCGATCTCGGCGCGACGGTGGCGGCGGCGATCATGCTGGGCGTGGCGGGCGCCACCTACGACATCGTCATCGACGCCTATCGCATCGAGCTGCTGGAGCCGCGCCAGCTGGGCGTCGGCGCCGGCATGTCCCAATATGGCTGGCGCATCGGCGCCAGCGCCGCCGGCGCGCTGGCGCTGGCGCTGGCGCAGCGCGGCGGGTGGGAGCTGGCCTACGTCGCCTGCTCCGCCTTCGCGCTGCCGGCGATGGTGACGGCGCTAGCGATGGGCGAGCCCACACGGCACCGCACGATCGCCACGCGGCGCAGCCTGGGGGAGGTGGGGCAGGCGATCGTCGGCCCGTTCGTGGAGTTCTTCCGCCGGCAGGGGGCGGTGCTGGTGCTGCTGTTCGTGCTGGTGCACAAGATCGGCGATACGCTGGCGAACCTCACCTTCCGCCTGCTGTTCAACGATCTGGGCTACAGCAAGGACGAGATCGCGCTCTACGACGTGGGCGTCGGCTTCTGGGCGCTGCTGGCGGGCGTGTTCGTGGGCGGCGTCCTCTACGCCCGGCTGGGGCTGAAGCGATCGGTGCTGGCGAGCCTGATCCTGATGGCGGTATCGAACCTGAGCTTCGCCGGCCTGGCCGCCGCCGGCCACTCAAATGCGGCGATGGCCGGCGCGATCGGATTCGAGAATTTCGCCAGCGGCATCGGCGGGGTCACGGTGGTCGCTTATTTCTCCGCACTGACGAACCTGCGCTTCACCGCCGCGCAATATGCGCTGATCTCAGCCGCGGCCAGCATCGCCGGGCGGCTGGTGACGGGCACCACCGCCGGCGCGATGATCGAGGCGTTCGGCTATGTCGACTTCTACCTGCTGACGACGGTGCTGGCCCTGCCGGGCATCCTGCTGTTCTGGCTGATGATGCGCGCCGGGCTGATCGATCGCTCGATCGGCGACGCCGGCGTCGTCGGGCAGGGGGACGCGCGGGCGGAGCCGGCCTGA
- a CDS encoding patatin-like protein: MREKELRLALICYGGISLAVYMHGITLEIWKLARASRAFHDGAEEGPGSLGTYHRLLGLIERETGIRLRVLVDIVAGASAGGINGVFLAHAIASGQSLEPLTMLWLDAADVDVLIDTDARPLSRASRLWATPIAWWASGRPGGAVERTVEPEARDEIRAKLTTFVRTRWFTPPFSGEGFTGLILDAFDLMAAGDPGPPLLPHGQPLDLFVTVTDFHGHPQRLRLHSPVEAAETEHRLTLAFGDHGTEPRRLAEPPALAFAARATASFPGAFPPFSVGELDRVLAKRERPWPGRDAFLARALPRHAAIGAAGQAVLIDGSVLVNAPFRPAIEALRDRPARREVDRRFVYIDPKPGTPPMPPAGETPHLPGFFATVFGALSDIPREQPIRDNLETIDARSGRIRRVRKIIEAIRPEVEAAIESLFGYTFFLDRPTPARLAGWRAKAGDAAAKAAGYAYASYGHLKLSNVVDEAAELLAALAGGERPSVEAVRAAIWGHLRGAGFTAPGALSSGGAIEPVVLFFRQHDLAFRVRRLRSVVRVLAALEEAGECPAKAIEGVRDAVYAGLALYLDRQRHDFFASDMAAAGARAVADPAAALDALAAARDLKAVDDQADAMMAGALAALPKAARRTALLTYLGFAFYDVATLALLDAEGEQEFEAVKVDRISPDDATAIREGGAAATLKGIQFGSFGAFFSRAYRENDYLWGRLHGADRLIEIVVSALPEGVTLPAGTVARLKTEAFRAILAEERGRLTAITALFDTLAAEIG; this comes from the coding sequence ATGCGGGAGAAGGAATTGCGGCTGGCGCTGATCTGCTATGGCGGTATCAGCCTCGCCGTCTACATGCATGGAATCACTCTGGAAATCTGGAAGCTCGCGCGCGCCAGCCGGGCCTTCCACGATGGCGCGGAGGAGGGGCCGGGCAGCCTCGGCACCTATCACCGCCTGCTCGGCCTGATCGAGCGCGAGACCGGCATCCGCCTGCGCGTGCTCGTCGATATCGTCGCCGGCGCCAGCGCGGGCGGCATCAACGGTGTGTTCCTGGCGCACGCGATCGCCAGCGGCCAATCGCTCGAACCGCTGACGATGCTGTGGCTGGATGCCGCGGACGTGGACGTGCTGATCGATACCGACGCCCGCCCGCTCTCGCGCGCATCGCGGCTGTGGGCGACGCCGATCGCCTGGTGGGCCTCCGGCCGGCCCGGCGGCGCGGTGGAGCGCACCGTGGAGCCCGAGGCGCGCGACGAGATCCGCGCCAAGCTCACCACCTTCGTCCGCACGCGGTGGTTCACCCCGCCGTTCAGCGGCGAGGGCTTCACCGGCCTGATCCTGGACGCCTTCGATCTGATGGCGGCCGGCGACCCCGGCCCGCCGCTGCTGCCGCACGGCCAGCCGCTCGACCTGTTCGTCACCGTCACCGATTTCCACGGCCACCCGCAGCGCCTGCGCCTCCACTCGCCGGTCGAGGCGGCGGAGACCGAGCATCGGCTGACCCTGGCGTTCGGCGACCACGGCACGGAGCCGCGCCGGCTGGCCGAGCCGCCCGCTCTCGCCTTCGCCGCCCGCGCCACGGCCAGCTTCCCGGGCGCCTTCCCGCCCTTCTCGGTCGGCGAGCTCGATCGCGTGCTGGCGAAGCGGGAGCGGCCATGGCCGGGGCGCGACGCCTTCCTCGCCCGTGCCCTGCCGCGCCACGCCGCCATCGGCGCGGCTGGCCAGGCCGTGCTGATCGACGGATCGGTGCTGGTGAACGCCCCCTTCCGCCCGGCGATCGAGGCGCTGCGCGATCGCCCCGCCCGCCGCGAGGTGGACCGGCGCTTCGTCTACATCGATCCCAAGCCGGGCACGCCGCCGATGCCGCCCGCCGGCGAGACGCCGCATCTGCCCGGCTTCTTCGCCACCGTGTTCGGCGCCCTCTCCGACATCCCGCGCGAGCAGCCGATCCGCGACAATCTGGAGACGATCGACGCCCGCTCCGGCCGCATCCGCCGCGTCCGCAAGATCATCGAGGCGATCCGGCCGGAGGTGGAGGCGGCGATCGAATCGCTGTTCGGCTACACCTTCTTCCTCGATCGCCCCACCCCCGCCCGGCTGGCCGGCTGGCGGGCGAAGGCGGGCGACGCGGCGGCCAAGGCAGCGGGTTACGCCTACGCCTCCTACGGCCACCTCAAGCTCTCGAACGTGGTGGACGAGGCGGCCGAGCTGCTCGCCGCGCTGGCCGGCGGCGAGCGGCCGTCGGTGGAGGCGGTGCGCGCGGCGATCTGGGGCCATTTGCGCGGCGCGGGCTTCACCGCACCCGGCGCGCTCTCGTCCGGCGGCGCGATCGAGCCGGTCGTGCTGTTCTTCCGCCAGCACGATCTCGCCTTCCGCGTGCGCCGGCTGCGCAGCGTCGTGCGCGTGCTGGCCGCGCTGGAGGAGGCGGGCGAGTGCCCGGCCAAGGCGATCGAAGGCGTGCGGGACGCCGTCTATGCCGGCCTGGCCCTCTATCTCGATCGCCAGCGCCACGATTTCTTCGCGAGCGACATGGCCGCGGCCGGCGCCCGCGCCGTCGCCGATCCCGCCGCCGCGCTGGATGCGCTGGCCGCCGCGCGCGACCTGAAGGCGGTGGACGATCAGGCGGACGCGATGATGGCGGGGGCGCTCGCCGCCCTCCCCAAGGCTGCCCGCCGCACCGCTCTGCTCACCTATCTCGGCTTCGCCTTCTACGATGTCGCGACGCTGGCGCTGCTGGATGCCGAGGGCGAGCAGGAGTTCGAGGCGGTGAAGGTGGATCGCATCTCGCCTGACGACGCCACCGCCATTCGCGAAGGCGGCGCCGCCGCGACGCTGAAGGGCATCCAGTTCGGCAGCTTCGGCGCCTTCTTCAGCCGCGCCTATCGCGAGAACGATTATCTGTGGGGCCGCCTGCACGGCGCGGACCGGCTGATCGAGATCGTCGTCTCGGCGCTGCCGGAAGGCGTCACCCTGCCCGCCGGCACCGTGGCGCGGCTGAAGACGGAGGCGTTCCGCGCCATCCTGGCCGAGGAGCGCGGGCGGCTGACCGCCATAACGGCCCTGTTCGATACGCTCGCCGCCGAGATCGGCTGA